The Streptomyces bacillaris sequence GCTATGCGACTCCGGCGGGGGTACGGGTGTCGGACAGGTCGGCGGGCGAGGCCAGACGGCCCAGCACGGCGGTGGCGGCGGCGACCTGGGGCGAGACCAGGTGGGTGCGGCCGCCCTTGCCCTGCCGGCCCTCGAAGTTGCGGTTCGAGGTGGAGGCGGAGCGCTCGCCGGGGGCCAGCTGGTCGGGGTTCATACCGAGGCACATCGAGCAACCCGCGTGCCGCCATTCGGCTCCGGCGGCGGTGAAGACCTTGTCCAGCCCCTCGGAGACGGCCTGGAGCGCGACCCGGACCGAGCCGGGGACGACCAGCATCCGTACGCCGTCGGCGACTTTGCGGCCGTCCAGGATCGAGGCGGCGTTGCGCAGGTCCTCGATGCGGCCGTTGGTGCACGAACCTACGAAGACGGTGTCGACGTTGATGTCGCGCAGCGGCTGGCCGGCGGTCAACCCCATGTACTCCAGGGCCTTTTCGGCGGCGTTGCGCTCCGATGCGTCCTCGTACGAAGCCGGGTCGGGGACGTTGGCCGAGAGCGGGGCGCCCTGGCCCGGGTTGGTGCCCCAGGTGACGAACGGGGCCAGCGCAGCGGCGTCGATGACGACCTCGGCGTCGAACACCGCGTCGTCGTCCGTGCGCAGGGTCTTCCAGTACGCCACGGCGGCGTCCCAGTCCGCGCCCTTGGGTGCGGCGTCGCGGCCCTCCAGATAGGCGAAGGTGGTCTCGTCCGGGGCGATCATGCCCGCGCGGGCACCGGCCTCGATCGACATGTTGCAGATGGTCATCCGGGCCTCCATCGAGAGCTTCTCGATGGCGGAGCCGCGGTATTCGAGGATGTAGCCCTGGCCTCCGCCGGTGCCGATCCGGGCGATGATCGCGAGGATCAGGTCCTTGGCGGTGACGTCCTCGGGCAGTTCGCCCTCGACGGTGATGGCCATGGTCTTGGGGCGGGCCAGCGGCAGCGTCTGGGTGGCCAGGACGTGCTCCACCTGGCTGGTGCCGATGCCGAACGCCAGCGCGCCGAACGCGCCGTGCGTGGAGGTGTGGGAGTCGCCGCAGACCACGGTGGTGCCGGGCTGGGTCAGGCCCAGCTGCGGGCCGACCACGTGCACGACGCCCTGCTCGACGTCGCCCAGCGGGTGCAGCCGTACGCCGAAATCCGCGCAGTTCTTGCGCAGGGTCTCCAGCTGGGCGCGGGAGACCGGGTCCGCGATCGGCTTGTCGATGTCGAGGGTCGGGGTGTTGTGGTCCTCGGTGGCGATGGTGAGGTCGAGGCGCCGCACCGGGCGTCCGGCCTGGCGCAGACCGTCGAAGGCCTGCGGGCTGGTCACCTCGTGCAGCAGGTGCAGATCGATGAAGAGGAGGTCGGGCTCGCCCTCCGCGCGCCGGACGACATGGTCGTCCCAGACCTTCTCCGCGAGTGTCCTACCCATCGCTTTCCCTCCGGCCGGCGTCTTCGCCGGCCCAACTAGAGATTCGGTACGCCGCCGTCCGGATCCCCTGCGGGGCGGTGGCCACGGGCCGTTGTGGGGCCGCCCGTACAGGTTCGCAACTTCCGGAGAAAATTGAACTTGCGTTTCACAGAGTGAGACGGGAGTATCGTCGTATGGACAACTCTAGCGGCGTCGGCGTTCTCGACAAGGCAGCTCTGGTACTGAGCGCCCTGGAGTCCGGTCCGGCCACCCTCGCCGGGCTGGTCGCGGCGACCGGGCTCGCACGGCCCACGGCCCACCGTCTGGCCGTGGCACTGGAACACCACCGGATGGTGGCGAGGGACATGCAGGGCCGGTTCATCCTCGGCCCCCGGCTGTCGGAACTGGCAGCCGCGGCGGGCGAGGACCGCCTGCTGGCCACGGCCGGACCGGTACTCACCCACCTGCGCGACATCACCGGCGAGAGCGCCCAGCTCTACCGCCGGCAGGGCGACATGCGCATCTGCGTGGCGGCGGCGGAGCGGCTGTCCGGACTCCGGGACACGGTGCCGGTCGGCTCCACGCTCACCATGAAGGCGGGCTCCTCGGCCCAGATCCTGATGGCCTGGGAGGAGCCGGAGCGGCTGCACCGGGGCCTCCAGGGCGCCCGGTTCACCGCGACGGCGCTCTCCGGCGTACGGCGGCGGGGCTGGGCCCAGTCGATCGGTGAGCGGGAGCCGGGCGTCGCCTCGGTCTCGGCCCCGGTGCGCGGCCCGTCGAACCGGGTGGTCGCCGCCGTCTCGGTCTCCGGGCCGATCGAGCGGCTGACCCGTCACCCGGGCCGGATGCACGCCCAGGCGGTCATCGACTCGGCGGCCCGCCTGAGCGAGGCCCTGCGCCGCTCGGGCTGACGCCGCCCCCGCACCCCCGTCCGCTCCTAGCTCCTCGTCGGAAGGCCGCCCCAGCGCCGTGGCGGCCCTTTTTCCTCCCCGGCCGACAGCTCTCCCGCGGCCAACGGCCGTACAGCGGAGGCGAATCGCCCCGGCGCACCCCGGCCCGGACAAGCAAGAAGACCCTCCACCGAGGTGAAGGGTCTTCCCGTACCGCTCTGTTGTACCCCCGACCGGATTCGAACCGGCGCTACTGCCGTGAGAGGGCAGCGTGCTAGGCCGCTACACAACGGGGGCGTGGTTACTGCTGACTTGCGCTGGGCTACCAGGACTCGAACCTAGAATGACGGTACCAGAAACCGTAGTGTTGCCAATTACACCATAGCCCATGGTGTGACAAGTACCCCCGACCGGATTCGAACCGGCGCTACTGCCGTGAGAGGGCAGCGTGCTAGGCCGCTACACAACGGGGGCCCTAGCGATCCTGCATCGAAAACGTGGGTGCGACCCAGGTGTTCTCGCGGGAAGGATCTGTACCCCCGACCGGATTCGAACCGGCGCTACTGCCGTGAGAGGGCAGCGTGCTAGGCCGCTACACAACGGGGGCTTGTCCTGCTGGATACTGCTGGTCTTGCTGGTACTGCGCTGGGCTACCAGGACTCGAACCTAGAATGACGGTACCAGAAACCGTAGTGTTGCCAATTACACCATAGCCCACTGAAATGCAACCCCTGGAGGGGGCTTCACTTCTGTCTGCGCTTCCCGGTCGGATCTTCCGTCCCGCTCGGGCGGCGCAGAAAGAACATTACCCGAAGGTGTCCGGCGCTCCAAAACGGGTATCGCCCGCCAGCAGCCCGGGGAGCTGGTCCAGCCCGGTGATCGTCACGAGGTCCGGGCGCCCGCCCCTCCCCCGCCGGTCGAGCCAGATGCCCGCCAGTCCGGCGGCGACGGCCCCGCTCGCGTCGATGTCGGGCTCGTCCCCCACGTACGCCACTTCGTGCGGCTCCAGCGCGAGCGCCTCGCAGGCCGCGTGGAAGGCACCGGGCTCGGGCTTGGAGATGCCCAGCTCCACGGCGCAGACCATCGCCTCGAACCGGTCCCGGACGCCGAGCGCGGTCAGCTTGCGGTGCTGGTTCTCGCTGCTGGAGTTGGAGAGGACCGCGTGGCGGTAGCCGGAGGCCAGCCGGTCCAGGACCGGCAGCACGTCCGGGAAGAGCTGCCAGGCGGCCTCGTAGTGGGCCAGGTGCCCGGCGAACCAGTCGTCGGCCTCGTCGTCCGTCAGGGGCCGCGAGAGGAACTCCCGCACCCGGTCCCGGCGCTGACCGAGGAAGTCCGTCTCGCCTGCGGCGACGCGGGCCCAGTGCACGGCGGTGATGGCCTTCCAGGCGGCGAGGGCCTCGTCGACCGACGCGTACGCCTCGGGCAGCCCCACGCCCTCCAGGTGGAGCCGCATACCGGTGTGGTCGGCGCCCGCGTAGTCGAAGATCGTGTCGTCGATGTCCCAGAGCACGGCGCGGATCGGCATGTACGCCACCGTAGTCGCCCGTGCGGGGCCGTGGCCGGGAAAAGGCGGGAGGGCCGCAGCCGGTCGGCCGCGGCCCTCCCGAGGGGCGTGCGTCGCTACGCGGTCAGCTTGGCCAGCGCCGCGTCGATGCGGGCCAGGCTCTTCTCGCGGCCCAGGATCTCCAGGGACTCGAAGAGCGGCAGCCCGATGGTGCGGCCGGTCACGGCGACCCGGACCGGGGCCTGGGCCTTGCCGAGCTTGAGGCCGTGCGCCTCGCCGGCGGTGAGAACGGCGTTCTTCAGGGACTCCGCGTCGCTCCAGTCGGCCGCCTCCAGGTTGGCGCGGGCGGTGGTGAGCAGGGCCACCGGGTCGCCCTTCATCGCCTTGGTCCAGGACGCCTCGTCCTCCACCGGCTCGTCGAGGAAGAGGAAGTCGACGTTGTCGGTGATGTCGGAGAGGACCGTGACGCGGGTCTGGGCGTACGGGGCGATCCGCGTCCACTTCTCCGCGTCGAAGGCCTCCGGGGCCCAGGGGGCGAAGGGGGCCTTCAGCCAGGGGCCGCAGGCCTCGGTGAAGGTCTTCACGTCCAGCATGCGGATGTGCTCGGCGTTGATGTGCTCGGCCTTCTTGAGGTCGAAACGGGCCGGGTTGGCGTTGACGTCCTCGATGTCGAACGCGGCGACCAGCTCGTCCACCGAGAAGATGTCGCGGTCCTCGGCGATCGACCAGCCGAGCAGCGAGAGGTAGTTCAGCAGCCCCTCGGGGAGGAAGCCGCGCTCCCGGTAGAGGTTGAGGGAGGCCTGCGGGTCGCGCTTGGAGAGCTTCTTGTTGCCCTCGCCCATGACGTACGGCAGGTGGCCGAAGGCGGGGATGTCCTTGGCGATGCCCAGCTCGATGAGCGCCCGGTACAGGGCGATCTGGCGCGGCGTGGAGGAGAGCAGGTCCTCGCCGCGCAGGACGTGGGTGATCTCCATCAGGGCGTCGTCGACCGGGTTGACCAGGGTGTAGAGCGGGGCCCCGTTGGCGCGGACGATGCCGTAGTCGGGGACGTTCTCCGGCTGGACGGTGATCTCGCCGCGGACCAGGTCGGTGAAGGTGATGGCCTCGTCGGGCATCCGGAAGCGGACGATCGAGGTGCGGCCCTCGGCCTCGTACGCCGCCTTCTGCTCGGCGGTGAGGTCGCGGCAGTGGCCGTCGTAACCGGACGGCTTCCCCGCGGCGCGGGCGGCGTCGCGGCGGGTGTCCAGCTCCTCGGTGGTGCAGTAGCAGGCGTACGCGTACCCGCCGGCGAGCAGCTTCCCGGCGACGTCCTGGTACAGGTCCATCCGCTGCGACTGGCGGTAGGGGGCGTGCGGGCCGCCGGTCTCCGGGCCCTCGTCCCAGTCCAGGCCGAGCCAGCGCATGGAGTCGAGCAGCTGCTCGTAGGACTCCTCGGAGTCGCGCGCGGCGTCGGTGTCCTCGATCCGGAAGACCAGGGTGCCCTGGTGGTGCCGGGCGAAGGCCCAGTTGAACAGGGCCGTGCGGACCAGGCCCACATGGGGGTTGCCGGTCGGGGAGGGACAGAAACGGACGCGAGGGGGTACCCCCTGGTCGAGCGGAGCCGAGAGCTTGGGGGAGGGTGCGTTAGCCACGCTTGATCACCTTGTTGGTGAGAGTGCCGATGCCTTCGATGGTGACGGCGACCTCGTCGCCGACGTGCAGGGGTCCGACCCCTGCGGGGGTGCCCGTGAGGATGACGTCGCCCGGGAGGAGGGTCATGGCCTCCGTGATGTGGACGACCAGGTCCTCGATGGAGCGGACCATGTCGCTCGTGCGGCCGAGCTGCCGCTGCTCGCCGTTGACCGTCGCCTGGATGGTGAGGTCGTGGGGGTCCACGTCGGTCTCCACCCAGGGGCCCAGTGGGCAGGAGGTGTCGAAGCCCTTGGCGCGGGCCCACTGCTTCTCGCGCTGCTGCACATCGCGGGCGGTGACGTCGTTGGCGCAGGTGTAGCCGAAGACCACGTCCTTCACGCGCTCGCGCGGGACCTCGCGGCACATGCGGCCGATGACCACGGCCAGCTCGGCCTCGTGGTGCAGCTCGCTGGAGAAGGAGGGGTACTCGATCGCGTCGCCGGAGCCGATCACCGAGGTGGTGGGCTTGAAGAAGGTGATCGGCGCTTCGGGGACCTCGTGGCCCAGCTCGGCGGCGTGCTCCGCGTAGTTGCGGCCGATGGCCACGACCTTGTTGGGGAGCACGGGGGGCAGCAGCCGGACCTTGTTCAGCGGGACCTTGGTGCCCGAGAGCTCGAAGTCGGCGTACGGGATGCCCTTGATGATGTCGAGGACGAGGTCACCGGATTCCACGGTGCCCTGTCCTTCGACGGCGCCGAAGGCGACATTGCCGTCGATGGAGAACCTGGCGATGCGCACGGGATGCTGTCGCCCCTCACTTGCTGGCTGGCTGAAGACTGACGCTCCAGGCTAGCGCCTCGCCCGGCGCGGATCGCCCCAAAAGGAGCGTCGTCCAGTGCGTGCGATCGCAAGGCGGCCGAAGGCCCTTGTAGCGGAGCTACCAGGGCGTTTGGCCAACGCCGCGAGCGTGCGTGCTGGGCGGCGTGACGGGGCGATCCGGGCCGGGCGAGGCGCTGGCGCTGTGAGGGGGCACAGCCTCGCGCATCGCCCCGGGGACTACTGGGCGGTCGCGACCGCGACGGGGGCTTCCATGAGGATGGTGCGGCGCGGGTTGGCCGTCACGTTGGGCAGGGCGGCGGCGTGCTCCGGCAGGAACGGCGTCTGCAGCGCCTCGGCGTCCTTGAGGTGCGCCAGCGTGGTGCGCCGGGGGTTGGCGGTGTTGCGGATCGTCGTCGTCTTCATCTGCCGTCAGGACCCTGTCGGTTCGGGCGCCACCCAGGTGGCGCGGACTTGTCGGATTGGCCATCCCTGTAAAGCGTCAGGCTAAACATCCGATTCCCTGCCGAAGCCGGGTTGAGGCGACGATCATCATGTGAGTTTGCTCACGAAGTAATCGACAATTGGACCATTCCGGGCAGTGGATCACAGTGTGAGAAACGGACATTCCGCCACTGAATCCACCATTCCGCTCCTGATCATCGCGACTGGGACACCCCCCACCCCTAAGCGACTCCTCCCCGATAGTCCGTTTTACCCACGATCACTCTCCACTGCTTGTTACTCGCTCATCACAACGTGTCACGCAGGTCACAGCCCGGTACATGGGCCTTGTTGGAGATCCTGCACTGTGCTGGAATTCCACGCACCGCCGCGGGTTTCAGACCGGCGCACCGGGGCGCAACGCAGCGCCGAGCGGCGGCGGGAGGGGGAGAGTACGCCGGTCACTCCACGACCATCATGGGGCGCTTCCAGTGCCCTACAACGCCGACACCGTTCTGTCCGTATCCGGACGGAACGCCTGGTCCAGAGGTTGCGACGCTAGTGCAGGGACGTTTCAAGAGGGATGGCAGCGCTCCGGCGGAACAGGAGCCGCGCGGCGGGACCGACCGCGGTTCCTCGCCCCAGCACGCCCAGAACCCCGGGCCGGCCGCTGCCGGCGACAACGGCGACCGTGCGCAGCGCCCGGGCCCGACGCCGAGCGGCGGGGAGGAGCCGGGCACGCCCGCGCCCTCCCGCGGTCCGTCCGATACGGGCTCGCGAATAGCGCTCCGTAACTGGCGCATCAGTACGCGACTGGTCTCGCTCCTCGCCCTCCCGGTGGTGGCGGCGACCAGCCTGGGCGGTCTGCGGATCAACGAGTCCATGACCGACATGCAGCAGCTGGAGCACATGCAGCTGCTGACCCAGATGACCAAGCAGGCGACCTCGCTCGCGCAGGCCCTCCAGGTGGAGCGCGACTCGTCCGCCGGTCCGCTCTCCAACGGCTCCAAGGCGACCGACTACAAGGTCTCCCAGCCGCGTGAGAAGACGGACCGGGCCAAGGACGCGTTCCTCGACGCGACCAACGAGATCGGCGACTTCGAGGGCGACGACGCGCTGGAGAGCATCCACGCCAGCGTCGCCCAGATCGCCTCGCAGCTCGGTGACATCCGGTCGATCCGCAAGTCGGCGTACGAGAAGGACGCGCCGTCCCTCAACACCATCGACCAGTACAGCCAGCTGATCACCTCGCTGCTCAGCCTGTCCCAGGACATGGCCCAGGCGACCAGCAACCCGGACATGATCAAGCGGACCCGTGCCCTGGCGGCGTTCTCCTCCGCCAAGGAGTACGCCTCGATCCAGCGCGCGATCATCGCGGCCGCGCTGCCCGGTGGCTCGGTCAAGGAACCGCACCTCAACGAGAACGACAAGCAGTTCGGCTCCAACGCGCTCGACAAGGAAACCCGCGCGATCAGCTCGTTCAAGGCGATCTACGGGTCGACCGGCGAGAGCGCGGTGGACCTGATGGCTCCGCTGGACAACGGGAACAACCCCGAGATCAACGCGGCGAACATGTACGCCAAGCACATCCTCGACACCCCGAACGGGATCGACGGGGCCAGGGTGCGCTCGTACATGGACTGGTACGACCAGTCCTCCACCAAGATCGACGCGATGAAGACGATCGAGACCACCCTCCTCAGCGACATGGAGGCCAAGGCGCGCGAGTTGCGCGAGGCCTCCCAGCGCGAGGCGATCATCAACGGTGCGGTCATCCTCATCGTGCTCGGTGTCTCGCTCGTCGGCGCCTTCGTGGTGGCCCGCTCCATGATCCGCTCGCTGCGCCGCCTCCAGGACACCGCCACCCGGGTCGCCCAGGACCGGCTGCCCGAGCTGGTCAAGCAGCTCTCCGAGACCGACCCGCAGGACGTCGACACCTCCGTCGAGTCGGTCGGTGTGCACTCCCGGGACGAGATCGGCCAGGTGGCCGCGGCCTTCGACGACGTGCACCGCGAGGCCGTCCGCCTCGCCGCCGAGCAGGCCCTCCTCCGGGGCAACGTCAACGCGATGTTCACCAACCTCTCGCGCCGTTCGCAGGGTCTCATCCAGCGCCAGCTCTCGCT is a genomic window containing:
- the gltX gene encoding glutamate--tRNA ligase; amino-acid sequence: MANAPSPKLSAPLDQGVPPRVRFCPSPTGNPHVGLVRTALFNWAFARHHQGTLVFRIEDTDAARDSEESYEQLLDSMRWLGLDWDEGPETGGPHAPYRQSQRMDLYQDVAGKLLAGGYAYACYCTTEELDTRRDAARAAGKPSGYDGHCRDLTAEQKAAYEAEGRTSIVRFRMPDEAITFTDLVRGEITVQPENVPDYGIVRANGAPLYTLVNPVDDALMEITHVLRGEDLLSSTPRQIALYRALIELGIAKDIPAFGHLPYVMGEGNKKLSKRDPQASLNLYRERGFLPEGLLNYLSLLGWSIAEDRDIFSVDELVAAFDIEDVNANPARFDLKKAEHINAEHIRMLDVKTFTEACGPWLKAPFAPWAPEAFDAEKWTRIAPYAQTRVTVLSDITDNVDFLFLDEPVEDEASWTKAMKGDPVALLTTARANLEAADWSDAESLKNAVLTAGEAHGLKLGKAQAPVRVAVTGRTIGLPLFESLEILGREKSLARIDAALAKLTA
- a CDS encoding fumarylacetoacetate hydrolase family protein yields the protein MRIARFSIDGNVAFGAVEGQGTVESGDLVLDIIKGIPYADFELSGTKVPLNKVRLLPPVLPNKVVAIGRNYAEHAAELGHEVPEAPITFFKPTTSVIGSGDAIEYPSFSSELHHEAELAVVIGRMCREVPRERVKDVVFGYTCANDVTARDVQQREKQWARAKGFDTSCPLGPWVETDVDPHDLTIQATVNGEQRQLGRTSDMVRSIEDLVVHITEAMTLLPGDVILTGTPAGVGPLHVGDEVAVTIEGIGTLTNKVIKRG
- the leuC gene encoding 3-isopropylmalate dehydratase large subunit: MGRTLAEKVWDDHVVRRAEGEPDLLFIDLHLLHEVTSPQAFDGLRQAGRPVRRLDLTIATEDHNTPTLDIDKPIADPVSRAQLETLRKNCADFGVRLHPLGDVEQGVVHVVGPQLGLTQPGTTVVCGDSHTSTHGAFGALAFGIGTSQVEHVLATQTLPLARPKTMAITVEGELPEDVTAKDLILAIIARIGTGGGQGYILEYRGSAIEKLSMEARMTICNMSIEAGARAGMIAPDETTFAYLEGRDAAPKGADWDAAVAYWKTLRTDDDAVFDAEVVIDAAALAPFVTWGTNPGQGAPLSANVPDPASYEDASERNAAEKALEYMGLTAGQPLRDINVDTVFVGSCTNGRIEDLRNAASILDGRKVADGVRMLVVPGSVRVALQAVSEGLDKVFTAAGAEWRHAGCSMCLGMNPDQLAPGERSASTSNRNFEGRQGKGGRTHLVSPQVAAATAVLGRLASPADLSDTRTPAGVA
- the ndgR gene encoding IclR family transcriptional regulator NdgR, encoding MDNSSGVGVLDKAALVLSALESGPATLAGLVAATGLARPTAHRLAVALEHHRMVARDMQGRFILGPRLSELAAAAGEDRLLATAGPVLTHLRDITGESAQLYRRQGDMRICVAAAERLSGLRDTVPVGSTLTMKAGSSAQILMAWEEPERLHRGLQGARFTATALSGVRRRGWAQSIGEREPGVASVSAPVRGPSNRVVAAVSVSGPIERLTRHPGRMHAQAVIDSAARLSEALRRSG
- a CDS encoding HAD family hydrolase produces the protein MPIRAVLWDIDDTIFDYAGADHTGMRLHLEGVGLPEAYASVDEALAAWKAITAVHWARVAAGETDFLGQRRDRVREFLSRPLTDDEADDWFAGHLAHYEAAWQLFPDVLPVLDRLASGYRHAVLSNSSSENQHRKLTALGVRDRFEAMVCAVELGISKPEPGAFHAACEALALEPHEVAYVGDEPDIDASGAVAAGLAGIWLDRRGRGGRPDLVTITGLDQLPGLLAGDTRFGAPDTFG